Proteins encoded in a region of the Dethiosulfovibrio russensis genome:
- a CDS encoding aspartate kinase: MALVVQKYGGSSVATAGHIKTVARKIVDRVARGDRLAVVVSAMGDTTDDLISLAEQVSSSPSPREMDMLLSTGEQTSAALLAMALHDMEVSALSLNAFQLGIETTGRFRDARIVDLDLSRLRHRLEDVQVVVITGFQGISPDGDVTTLGRGGSDTSAIAVAAKLGVPCEIYSDVAGIYACDPRVVPEAKKLDYVVYDEMLEMAALGAKVLHSRGVEIAKKYEVDLYCGSTFSDEEGTRIVNTLPEWLEQPVVTGIAVDMDQMKVTLEGLPDGVDLLTRLFGCLAADGVNVDMISTVSAGGRTSITFSVVSGHICQVRDSVRESLEGIDGWSLSDDSTVAKVSAVGVGMKTSSGVAARFFSALDGAEVSVLGTTTSEIKISVLVPRDQAGDAAKALVAEFDRREEQA; the protein is encoded by the coding sequence ATGGCCTTAGTGGTCCAGAAATACGGAGGTTCGTCGGTCGCCACTGCGGGGCATATAAAGACAGTCGCCCGAAAGATAGTCGATAGAGTAGCTCGAGGGGACAGGCTGGCCGTGGTGGTCTCCGCCATGGGAGATACCACCGACGACCTGATCTCCCTGGCGGAGCAGGTTAGTTCGTCGCCGAGTCCAAGGGAGATGGACATGCTTCTCTCTACGGGAGAACAGACCTCCGCTGCCCTGCTGGCGATGGCCCTGCACGATATGGAGGTCTCCGCACTGTCTCTCAATGCCTTCCAGCTCGGCATAGAGACCACCGGACGGTTTCGCGACGCCCGCATAGTTGATCTGGACCTATCAAGGCTAAGGCATCGTCTCGAGGACGTCCAGGTGGTGGTCATCACCGGATTCCAGGGCATATCGCCCGACGGCGACGTGACCACATTGGGCAGAGGGGGCTCGGACACCTCTGCCATAGCAGTTGCGGCCAAGCTGGGGGTTCCCTGTGAGATATACAGCGACGTGGCCGGTATCTACGCCTGCGATCCCAGGGTCGTGCCGGAGGCCAAGAAGCTGGACTACGTGGTCTACGACGAGATGTTAGAGATGGCCGCTCTGGGAGCCAAGGTCCTCCATTCCAGAGGGGTGGAGATAGCTAAGAAATACGAGGTGGACCTCTACTGTGGCTCCACATTTTCCGACGAGGAGGGGACGAGAATCGTGAATACGCTTCCGGAGTGGCTGGAACAACCTGTGGTAACCGGTATCGCCGTCGATATGGATCAGATGAAGGTCACTCTGGAGGGGCTGCCCGACGGGGTCGACCTCCTCACGAGGCTCTTCGGATGTCTCGCCGCCGACGGTGTCAACGTGGACATGATATCCACCGTCTCCGCCGGGGGGAGGACGTCCATAACCTTCTCCGTGGTGTCGGGGCATATATGTCAGGTCCGTGATTCCGTGAGGGAGAGTCTGGAGGGTATCGACGGTTGGTCCCTGTCGGACGACTCCACCGTCGCCAAGGTGTCGGCTGTGGGAGTCGGGATGAAGACCAGCTCCGGCGTGGCGGCCCGTTTCTTCTCCGCTCTGGACGGAGCGGAGGTCTCGGTTCTAGGGACCACCACGTCGGAGATAAAGATATCGGTGCTAGTCCCGAGGGATCAGGCCGGAGACGCCGCCAAAGCTCTGGTGGCGGAGTTCGATCGTAGGGAGGAGCAAGCCTGA
- the dapD gene encoding 2,3,4,5-tetrahydropyridine-2,6-dicarboxylate N-acetyltransferase: protein MRTEEVIRLIKESVKKTPVRVFLSGKLDGLSWGDLRFVGGSEFGVVKGDRAEVMAFLEANSDRIDDFEVEVEARNSAVPMADLTKYEARIEPGAIIRDMVEIGRGAVVMMGAVINIGAVIGEGTMIDMNAVLGGRATVGKNCHIGAGAVLAGVIEPPSALPVVVEDDVLVGANAVIFEGVRVGARSVVASGAIVTKDVPPGVVVAGIPARVVKDVDAQTADKTRIVADLREL, encoded by the coding sequence ATGCGCACTGAAGAGGTGATCCGACTCATAAAGGAGTCGGTCAAGAAAACGCCGGTCAGGGTTTTTCTCTCCGGCAAACTGGATGGGCTGAGCTGGGGCGATCTCCGTTTCGTCGGAGGTTCCGAGTTCGGCGTCGTCAAGGGAGACAGAGCCGAGGTTATGGCCTTTTTGGAGGCCAACTCGGACCGCATCGACGATTTCGAGGTCGAGGTTGAGGCCAGGAACTCGGCCGTGCCGATGGCTGACCTCACTAAATACGAGGCCAGAATAGAGCCCGGAGCGATAATCCGCGATATGGTGGAGATAGGCAGGGGGGCCGTCGTCATGATGGGGGCGGTCATAAACATCGGAGCGGTGATAGGAGAGGGCACCATGATAGACATGAACGCCGTGCTTGGAGGTCGGGCCACGGTGGGGAAGAACTGTCATATCGGTGCCGGAGCGGTTCTGGCCGGCGTCATAGAGCCCCCTAGCGCCCTGCCTGTGGTGGTGGAGGACGACGTCCTGGTAGGAGCCAACGCCGTCATATTCGAGGGAGTGAGAGTCGGAGCCCGTTCGGTGGTGGCCTCCGGAGCCATAGTCACCAAGGACGTTCCTCCCGGAGTAGTGGTGGCCGGTATTCCGGCCAGGGTGGTAAAGGACGTGGACGCCCAGACCGCCGATAAAACCCGCATAGTGGCGGATCTGAGGGAACTTTAG
- a CDS encoding 4-hydroxy-tetrahydrodipicolinate reductase, which yields MKYGITGASGRMGRELLEVFGPDDCVATVSLEDEAVLDRPEVMVDFSRPEALERTLGICREYRSALVLGTTALEERHFDALAELARTVPVVQGYNFSMGIGLLKMVLRDYSTALDDWDVEICETHHVHKVDAPSGTAILLKDAVGRDCPTHSLRLGGVPGDHSVSFANEGEVLSFGHRALSRKVFAMGAYRAARFALDSEPGLYDFEEVVRCALKR from the coding sequence ATGAAGTACGGAATAACCGGGGCCTCCGGCCGAATGGGCCGTGAACTTCTGGAGGTATTCGGTCCGGATGACTGTGTAGCCACCGTATCCCTGGAGGACGAGGCCGTTCTCGATCGGCCGGAGGTGATGGTCGACTTCTCACGTCCCGAGGCGCTGGAGAGGACCCTGGGTATATGCAGGGAATATCGGTCGGCCCTGGTCCTCGGCACCACGGCACTGGAGGAAAGGCACTTTGACGCCCTGGCTGAACTGGCTAGGACCGTGCCGGTGGTCCAGGGATACAACTTTTCCATGGGCATAGGACTGTTGAAGATGGTCCTTAGGGATTATTCCACCGCCCTCGATGACTGGGATGTCGAGATATGCGAGACCCACCATGTCCACAAGGTGGACGCCCCTTCAGGTACCGCCATCTTACTTAAAGACGCTGTCGGCAGGGATTGTCCCACCCACTCGCTCAGACTTGGCGGAGTTCCCGGGGATCACTCCGTATCTTTCGCCAACGAGGGAGAGGTGCTGTCCTTCGGACACAGGGCCCTGTCCAGAAAGGTCTTCGCCATGGGAGCCTACAGGGCGGCTCGCTTTGCCCTGGATAGCGAGCCGGGACTTTACGATTTCGAGGAGGTCGTTCGATGCGCACTGAAGAGGTGA
- a CDS encoding ABC transporter permease, which produces MGRRGASLALWAALGVFVLYPLGRLFVVATTHGGGFSPTPLLNVMTDGYSLAAMRNTAILATAVATAGTAIGFAFALCSSGIPIPRWIGRSVDSVVVLPLVSPPFMTGISLSVLLGPGGTIPNLIGMPDLNLYGFWGTWLAEIMTYFPLAYLALSAVLEGIDGELEESAMTLGATRLQAFREVTVPLAIPGLANSFLLLFGASLADFASPMVMGGHNFPVLTTQAYLRITGMYDLQGGAALSLFLIIPAIGVYLIQRRWTENREFTTISGKGGRDRPRRPIEKWEKWVLAVVASISSFLLVVYGTILTASLVRAWGLDNSFTLEHYGYALSSGLGSIKDTFLLATTATLIGTVVSVTAGYLVTKRETPLRGTMEAVSLLNSILPGTAVGIAYVIAFNSGPIVLTGTMTILVALCVFRYGAAAMRLTIASLSQMDRSLEEAAMNLGASGFTVFRKITVPLIAPAISGGMKSLFVISMTAISAMIFLVSVRWNLLTVRILECITELMFGQAAALSVVLVTIVFSVSKLIDRLFRVRWRS; this is translated from the coding sequence ATGGGTAGAAGAGGTGCTTCGCTAGCTTTATGGGCGGCCTTGGGGGTGTTCGTGCTTTATCCCCTGGGCCGTCTCTTCGTAGTAGCGACCACCCATGGCGGAGGATTCTCGCCGACCCCCCTGCTGAACGTGATGACCGACGGATACAGCCTCGCCGCCATGAGGAACACAGCGATACTGGCGACGGCAGTGGCCACGGCGGGAACGGCGATAGGTTTCGCCTTCGCGCTCTGCTCCTCGGGGATACCGATTCCCCGTTGGATCGGAAGATCCGTCGACAGCGTAGTCGTATTGCCACTGGTCTCTCCGCCCTTCATGACCGGAATCTCTCTGTCGGTACTGTTGGGACCGGGGGGGACCATACCGAATCTGATAGGCATGCCCGACCTGAACCTCTACGGGTTCTGGGGAACCTGGCTCGCAGAGATCATGACCTATTTCCCTCTAGCCTATCTGGCACTGTCGGCGGTCCTCGAGGGGATAGACGGAGAACTGGAGGAATCGGCCATGACCCTGGGGGCCACCAGGCTCCAGGCCTTCCGAGAGGTGACCGTTCCTCTGGCGATTCCCGGACTGGCCAACTCGTTCCTGCTGCTCTTCGGAGCCTCTTTGGCCGATTTCGCGTCTCCTATGGTGATGGGAGGACACAACTTTCCCGTCCTAACCACCCAGGCCTATCTAAGGATAACGGGCATGTACGACCTCCAGGGAGGAGCGGCCCTCTCTCTTTTTCTGATAATACCCGCTATAGGGGTTTACCTGATCCAGAGAAGGTGGACAGAGAACCGGGAGTTCACCACCATTTCGGGAAAAGGCGGCAGGGACCGTCCTCGAAGACCGATCGAGAAGTGGGAGAAGTGGGTCCTGGCCGTCGTGGCGTCCATATCGTCGTTCCTGTTGGTCGTATACGGCACTATACTGACGGCGTCGTTGGTCCGGGCGTGGGGACTGGACAACTCCTTTACGCTGGAACATTACGGCTACGCCCTGTCGTCGGGGTTGGGATCCATAAAGGACACCTTCCTACTGGCTACCACCGCCACTCTGATCGGCACGGTCGTATCGGTCACGGCGGGATATCTGGTCACGAAAAGGGAGACCCCCCTCAGAGGAACCATGGAGGCGGTCTCCCTTCTGAACTCCATATTGCCCGGCACTGCCGTGGGGATAGCCTACGTGATAGCCTTCAACTCCGGCCCGATCGTCTTGACCGGAACCATGACCATACTGGTGGCCCTGTGCGTTTTCCGCTACGGCGCCGCGGCGATGAGGCTCACGATAGCATCGCTGAGCCAGATGGACCGTTCCCTGGAGGAGGCCGCCATGAACCTAGGAGCCTCGGGGTTCACCGTGTTCAGGAAGATAACCGTCCCCCTTATAGCCCCGGCCATATCGGGAGGGATGAAATCACTGTTCGTGATATCCATGACAGCGATAAGCGCCATGATATTTCTGGTCTCGGTCAGATGGAACCTCCTCACGGTTAGGATACTGGAGTGCATCACCGAGCTTATGTTCGGCCAGGCGGCGGCCCTGTCGGTGGTGCTGGTTACCATCGTCTTCTCCGTTTCGAAGCTGATAGACCGGCTCTTTCGAGTTAGATGGAGAAGTTGA
- a CDS encoding aspartate aminotransferase family protein, whose product MLAPLYSPLPITVERAEGVRLFTDRGEFLDCYSGIGVMAMGHSYGPTLKAIEAKAGRHLHLGNYFLDPDALSMAEAVLALDGRDGQVAFSNSGAEATEAAIKAVKALRPGKIISFKGNFHGRTCGSLSITWGPGIRKPFEPLLSDGIFLPLSGECLRLFCEANEVAAVFLETVQGNSGILPCSEDLAETIHSLHEEGRFLLVADEIQSGLGRTGKGYGYRHYGLKPDLITLGKGLGGGLPLGALLAFGCSPFAQGEHGSTFAPNPLSLAAGLPVLQAMTDDFLSEVTRKGRLLSEGLKRLPWVDSVRGLGLMIGAVTKDANTVRQAAFDRGALLNVAGGAIRFLPALNVTDDEIEEMLDKLNFSI is encoded by the coding sequence ATGCTGGCACCTCTCTACAGTCCCCTCCCGATCACGGTGGAACGTGCCGAGGGGGTCAGGCTCTTCACCGACAGGGGAGAGTTTCTGGACTGTTACTCCGGCATAGGAGTCATGGCCATGGGCCATTCCTACGGACCGACCTTGAAGGCCATCGAGGCCAAGGCAGGCCGACATCTTCACCTAGGAAACTACTTTCTCGATCCCGACGCCCTTTCCATGGCCGAGGCCGTTCTGGCACTGGACGGAAGAGACGGACAGGTAGCATTTTCCAACTCGGGAGCGGAGGCCACCGAGGCGGCTATCAAGGCTGTTAAGGCCCTCCGGCCGGGCAAGATAATCTCCTTTAAGGGGAATTTTCATGGCAGGACCTGCGGCTCCCTGTCCATCACCTGGGGGCCGGGCATAAGGAAGCCCTTCGAGCCGCTGCTTTCCGATGGGATATTTTTACCTCTGAGCGGCGAGTGCCTGAGGCTCTTCTGCGAGGCCAACGAGGTGGCGGCGGTCTTTCTGGAGACGGTGCAGGGCAACAGCGGAATTTTGCCCTGCTCGGAGGATCTGGCCGAGACCATACACTCCCTTCACGAGGAAGGTCGGTTCCTCTTGGTGGCCGACGAGATCCAGTCCGGCCTGGGGCGGACCGGAAAGGGCTATGGCTATCGGCATTACGGCTTAAAACCCGACCTGATTACATTGGGGAAAGGGCTAGGGGGAGGGCTCCCTCTGGGAGCACTTCTGGCCTTCGGATGTTCTCCCTTCGCTCAGGGGGAACACGGCTCCACCTTTGCCCCAAACCCCCTATCCCTTGCGGCGGGGCTTCCGGTCTTGCAGGCCATGACCGACGATTTTCTCTCGGAGGTGACCCGTAAGGGGCGGCTTCTGTCCGAAGGGCTGAAGAGGCTTCCTTGGGTCGATTCGGTCAGAGGTTTGGGGCTCATGATAGGCGCAGTCACGAAAGACGCCAATACCGTTCGCCAGGCGGCCTTTGATCGAGGGGCACTGCTCAATGTAGCCGGAGGGGCCATACGTTTTCTGCCGGCTCTGAACGTGACGGACGACGAGATAGAGGAGATGTTGGATAAGCTCAACTTCTCCATCTAA